Within Streptomyces sp. NBC_00704, the genomic segment TGGTCGGCGTAGGCGGAGAAGCCGGAGATCGTGTCGACCGAGTTCCAGATCTCGTCGTCCGTGGCCGTGGCCGCGTCCGCCGGGACGGTGGCGCAGTCGGACAGCAGGCTGTACTGCCAGAAGCCCCAGACGTAGTCGAGGACGACGGCCTCGTAGGCGCGGTCCAGGCTGCCGACGGTGGTGAAGGTGTAGCCGTTCTCCGCCGCGTAGGCCGCGTACTTCTTCTCCAGCGGCGCCCGGCGCACCAGCGCCTCGCGCTGCACGGCGTTCAGCCGGTCGCGGCACTCCTTGGTGCCGACGGAGGCGAAGAAGCGGTCGTAGGCCGAGTCCTCGTCGTTGACGACGTCGTTGGGGGCCACGTAGGCGACGACGCCGTCCATGTCCCGGGGGTAGAAGCGCTCGTAGTAGGTGGCCGTCATACCGCCCTTGGAGCCGCCGGTGGAGATCCACTTCTTGCCGTAGATCTTCTTCAGCGCGGTGAAGATGCGGTGCTGGTCGCTCGCCGCCTGCCAGATGTCCAGCTTGGACCAGTCGGCGGGGGACGGGCGGGACGGGGTGAAGAAGCGGTACTCCATGGAGACCTGGTTGCCGTCCACGATCTGGGTGGGCTCCCGGCGGCCCGGTGTCGTGGAGACGTTGTATCCGCCGGTGTAGAACACCGTCGGGCGGCTGACGTCTTTGTGCAGCACGGTGATCCGCTGCTGGAACGTGCCCTTGCCGGGGTGCCTGTGGTCCACCGGCTGCGTGTATTCGAGGACGAAGAACCGGTAGCCGGGGTACGGCTTCTCCTCGACCAGGCTCATGCCCGGCACGGCGAGGAGCCGGTCCTTGATGTCGACGGCCTCCGGTGTTGCGGCGGTGGCCGCTCCCGCCGTGCTCACCGTGCCTATGAGCACCATGAGCGCGAGCAGCCATCTGAGCGCCTTGCGCATGCGCGTGCACCCTCCCTGTGAGACTGATGTGCGTCGCCGGAAGGTATCGGAGCAACACCCGTCACACCAGAGGGGCTTGGCGCTTCAAGGACTTCAGCGGGGGTTCAGCAGCGGAACCAGACGGACCGGTACGAGCCGCCGGTCACTGTTCCCGTCACCCGCACGTAGCGGTGGCCCGCGTACACCCGCGCCGGAGGCGAACTGCGGGTGTCCCGGCGGGACTTCGACACGGCGCGCAGACCGCGTGCCTGAAGGCTCACCGCGACCAGCCGTCTGGTGCCCGGGTGCTTCTGCACGGTGACGGCGCAGACGTACCCGCCGTCGCGGAAGAGCTGCACGGAGCCCGTGGAGAAGGGCAGGGTGCGCACCTTGCGGCCCTTGCAGCCGTTGGCGGTGGCGGCCTGGGCGGCGCCCGGTGCGGCGACGGCGAGGAGAGCGGACACGATCAGCAGGACGAGGCCCGCCGCCAGCCGCCTGGCCACCGCACCCTTCGCGCCACTCCGGTCCTTCCGCGCGCCCCTCCGGGCCTTCGCGCTCCTCGCGGCCTCCCCGTCCGTCGCGCCCTTCCTCGCTGCCGGGCGCGTCAGCCCGGCGGGCCCGTTCGGCCCCGAAGCGCCTGTGCCCACGGTCCGTCCCTCCCACGTTCCCCGTACGCGATAGCCGCTCGCGTCATCCGTACTGATGTACGGACGCCGTACACCCGTCGGATGGTTGCGCGGCCACCGCCGTGGGCGGGGCCGGGTACGGGTACGGGTACGGGATCAGACGGCCGCGGGCTCGTCCTCGCCCACGAAGGTGCGCCACAGCCGGGCGTAACGGCCCTCCAGCGCCAGCAGTTCGTCGTGCGTGCCGTCCTCGACGACCCGGCCGTGGTCCATCACCACGACGCGGTCCGCGCGGGCCGCGGTGGTCAGCCGGTGGGCGACGACCAGGGTGGTGCGGCGGCCGGCCAGCCGGTCCGTGGCCTGGTTGACCTGGGCTTCCGTGGCGAGGTCGAGGGCGGCCGTCGCCTCGTCGAGGAGCAGCACGTCCGGGTCGACGAGTTCGGCGCGGGCCAGGGCGATCAGCTGGCGCTGGCCCGCGGAGAGGTTGCGGCCGCGTTCGGCGACGGCGTGCAGATAGCCGCCGTCGAGGGTGGCGATCATCTCGTGCGCGCCGACCGCCCGGGCCGCCGCCTCGACCTCGGCGTCGGTGGCCTCGGGCCGGCCGTAGGCGATGGCGTCGCGGACGGTGCCGGGGAACAGGTACGCCTCCTGCGGGACGACGCCCAGCCGGTGGCGGTACGAGGTGAGGTCGAGGGAGCGCAGATCCGTGCCGTCGACCGTGACGCGGCCGGCGGTGGGATCGTAGAAGCGGGCCACCAGCTTGACGACGGTCGACTTGCCCGCGCCGGTCTCGCCGACGAAGGCGACGGTCTGGCCGGCCGGGATGCGCAGCTCGATGCCGCTCAGGGCCTCCTCGGGCTCGTCGTCGGCGCCGTACGCGAAGTGCACGCCCTCGAAGGCGATCTCGCCGCGCAGGGAGGTGACCTCCCGAGGTTCGTCGGCGGCGGCGGTGGACGTCGGCTCCCGCAGCAGCTCCTGGATGCGGCCCAGGGAGACGGTCGCCTGCTGGTAGCCGTCGAAGACTTGGGAGAGCTGCTGGACGGGGGCGAAGAACAGGTCGATGTAGAGGAGGTAGGCGACCAGGGCGCCGGTGGTCAGCGTGGCCGCGTCGACCCGGCCCGCGCCCGCGATGAGGACCGCAGCGGCCGCGACCGACGACAGCAGCTGCACGAACGGGAAGTAGACCGAGATCAGCCACTGGCCCCGGATGCGGGCCTCGCGGTAACTGTCGGAGCGTTCGGCGAACCGGGCCGCGCCGTCCCGCTCGCGCCGGAAGGCCTGCACGATCCTGAGCCCGGACACCGACTCCTGGAGGTCGGCGTTGACCGTCGACACCCGCTCGCGGGCGAGTTCGTACGCCCGCACGCTCGCCCTGCGGAAGAAGTAGGTGGCGACGGCCAGGGGCGGGAGCGTGGCGAAGACGATCAGCGCCAGCTGCACGTCGATCACCAGCAGGGCGGCCATGATGCCGAAGAAGGTGACGACCGAGACGAACGCGGTGACCAGGCCGGTCTGGAGGAACGTGGACAGGGCGTCGACGTCGGTCGTCATCCGCGTCATGATGCGGCCGGTCAGCTCGCGCTCGTAGTAGTCGAGCCCGAGGCGCTGGAGCTGGGCGAAGATCTTCAGGCGCAGGGTGTAGAGGACCCGTTCGCCGGTGCGGCCGGTCATCCGGATCTCGCCGGTCTGCGCGACCCACTGCACGAGCACCGCGAGCAGGGCGAGCAGGGA encodes:
- a CDS encoding S28 family serine protease — its product is MRKALRWLLALMVLIGTVSTAGAATAATPEAVDIKDRLLAVPGMSLVEEKPYPGYRFFVLEYTQPVDHRHPGKGTFQQRITVLHKDVSRPTVFYTGGYNVSTTPGRREPTQIVDGNQVSMEYRFFTPSRPSPADWSKLDIWQAASDQHRIFTALKKIYGKKWISTGGSKGGMTATYYERFYPRDMDGVVAYVAPNDVVNDEDSAYDRFFASVGTKECRDRLNAVQREALVRRAPLEKKYAAYAAENGYTFTTVGSLDRAYEAVVLDYVWGFWQYSLLSDCATVPADAATATDDEIWNSVDTISGFSAYADQGLATYTPYYYQAGTQLGAPTIHFPYIEKKYVRYGYQPPRNFVPRDIPMRFQPSAMRDVDAWVRHNARHMLFVYGQNDPWGAERFRLGKGAKDSYVFTAPGLNHGANVAGLVPGQKALATARILDWAGVPAPTAAQARPLAKFDARLDVRDVEREPALRP